From the Hordeum vulgare subsp. vulgare chromosome 1H, MorexV3_pseudomolecules_assembly, whole genome shotgun sequence genome, the window GGCTGCCGTTTCTTCACTccgatcaccacacacacacacacacacacgctgcCCTCACGCTCTCAGCCTTGTCCTCGTGCTCTCTGCTAGCCTCTACAGATATCTGACCGACATGATCGTGATCGAGCAGTGGCAGCGCAGTGTGGTTAACGGAATGCAGCTAGGCTAGGGCCGGGCCTCTCGGCTAATGCGCATGCACCGACCATTGTCCACGTGCGAGAAGCCTCTCCTGAGGCGTGAGCGTGCAAGACGACCCCGGCCGGCGCTCACGTGACCCATGCATCAACAGTGGACGTACGTCACACTGGGTGAATAAGCGCCGTTGGTTTTAGAGTAGACCATCATGCTTATCTATCTCTACACATGTGCTTCCAACCAAAATAAGCGGCATCGATGTAATCGCATCTCTAACTAATTAATGTTGGTTAGCCATTAAcatttactccctccgtacctaaatataagtcttttaagatatttcactaggtgtctacatacaaagcaaaatgaatgaatctatactttaaaatagtctatatacatccgtatgtagtccattagttgaacctctagaaaaccttacatttaggaacgaagggagtatatgctAAAAACACCACCGACCTTACATCTAATGCCGCGTTTGAATTAGCGTTTTTCCTCGTTTCAGACCAGCAAAGAATACAGAGCTTGTTCCGTCGTTTTGATTTCAGGCAGGAATCAAGTGTTGACAGGTAACTTACACTTGTAAATTAAATGCAGGTGTAAAATTTTACACCCATTCCAAGCATGGCCTAAAATGGATATGTGACTTTTGTTGAAATCTTTACTCAACAACTTTCGCTTCTATAGAGGCTCGAATATAGGTATGCCTGGGTGTATCATGCCTAAATAGGCAAATTAATTTCCTTTTTTTTACATGGACTGGCAAATGTTATGATCTACAACATATACTGGTGTCATTGTTTACatacaaaatgaagaaaatgccttCCACTTCACTAAAAATTGATAGCGTATATTTGGGGCATCTCGTGTGCTACGGTGAAAAGTATCACCCTTTCCGTTATGAACATGTCAAGCAATTATGGTATGATACTACGTACAAGTAAGGATTAATTTCATGACTTAGTAGATAATATGACAAAAGCACAACAACCTCTCAACTAATTAGATCCATCCAAATGCCTACCAAAATGTTCATTTGTAAGCAAAGGCAGAACCGTACAGTAAAACCAGCCACCTTTAGGAGATACCAACAATACTACCtcttgtttttttcagaaaatactTTGCCACTTTGCTAACATAATTTGGTTGCTCTGGAAAATACCGAATAGACAAGTGTGGGAAGTCTCGTAGATCCAGCTTGGGAAGTAGGCTttgatactactccctccgttccaaaataagtgactcaaaagtgactcGAGTTTGTACTACTTTAGTACAAATTCgagtcacttttgagtcacttatttcaggacagagggagtacttgttaATAACTTGATCTTAGGTTCATCTCAATTGACCTCAATATGTAGTGATTTTATACAAGCCACTAGACTTTGAAAGTCATGTGTGGAGAAGAAAGGGGGTCAAATCGATGCCTTCCTCAATGTGCTAGATATATGATAAGTTGGTTCATATTGCTTAGCtaattgctgcaacctcaccacctaATCAACATTCAACCCATAAGTATTGTTAGTTTTAGTACTCTTGGTATTTGATGAATCCAAACGACTCACAGGTACATGAACAAAACCATCGGTCCTTCTTAACAACATTATGAATGACGCCAAACTATGGAGCACCGCCAGGGCCAAGCAACTAGGGACGATCATTTTGTGGGAATGACCATTCATGCATTGTTTTAAGGGACAGTTGTAAAAATCTACCCTCTTCTTAATTAATAGATGAGGTAAATATTATGCCTTCATTTTGCAGAAATGTACAGATAATCCTTTTCCATATGGGACTAAATTTGCTGCCATCTTAGTTTTTTAAATAACATGACAAATTTACTATGCATTTTCCATGGCAATTTTTGCCAATGACACCACTATCAGAACAAATGCTTTTAGCCATATGAGATGAACAAAAATATGTTTTCCATACAAGGCAAATCTCTTATACAAACAAAGGCCATTGTAATTAACATACCATGGCAAATTATTTTACACACATGAAAAATTTCCTATACAAAGCATGACAATTTTAATCAAAATACCATGAAATTTGTCAACATACATTTGTCATTGTAATTCTGGTCATAATTTGTGTTATTTTACATACATGGCATGTTTCATATACAAAGCATGGCAAATATTAATATACATCTACCATGGTAATCAAGGTCATAGTTTGTATTATTCTACATACATGGAAAAAATATCATATAAAAGCATGGAAACTTTAATAAAATACCATGGCAATTTTTAATATACATCTGTCGTGGTAATTGTTTTcatattttataattattttaCATACAtggaatttttataaaaaatatgaCAATTTAAAGTAAGATATAAATGGGAGATTTTAACATACATATGCCATGGTAATTTTGGTCATAATTTATTTTTTCACTATTCATTCTACTTTTTTACATGGTATTTTTTCGGCAAGGCATTTTCTGAACGTAAATTTTTGCCATggaaattctgaaaaattgccATGTGAGCACTATGAGAGATGTTAGAATGTCTTTGCAATGCTGTTTTTTTGGAATCATTTCCATTTGTAAAAATATAATATCATTGTAAATTGTAAAATATTTTGTTTTACTTGAATGGCAAAATTTGACGTCCGCCCTATATTGGGGGTGCAAAATAACAATAATAATTGTACTGTGTTGTTTCAAAACTATCGTGTGGCCCACAGTCCAGTTGGCTACACCTTCTTTCATGGGCTAACAACTATGCACGTGAACTCATAGCCCAGCCCGCCGGCGGAGCAACGAGGCCCGTGCCCACGCGTATAAGATCTACCACGCCGTCTCCATTCCGAGACCTctcgcccgcgccgccgccgtctccctcccctctttgccgccgccgccgccaccgccgccgccgccagttgCCGCGGacgcctcctcctcgccggcgacaTGGTACGGCCTCCCCTCACTCCTATCTATGACGGCTCTGATCCGTGCTCCTCCGGATGCCGAGTTCCAGCTTTCGTGTCTGTCTGTGGGGTGTAGGTAGCATCTAGGTTTGCGATTGTGTGGGTGACTTGCACAGGGAGATCTAGAAATAAGTTTTCCGGCACGGAGAGACTAGTTTTTTTCCCTAGGTTTTGGTCTGTGTCGCGGAGAAACCATCATTGGAGCCATAACATCTGTCAGATCTGGAGTGAATTTGCCGGCGCCCCTTTCCCTGTTGTAGTGTTGGTTGGTACGATTTGAGGGCTAGCTGGAATCATACTGTTGGACTTTCCACTTATGATATGATCACTGGTGCCTGGTGGGGTAATTGGCATGGAATGGAAGTATGAAACTTTGATGCTATCCTTGATTTGTTACAGTAATCCATCAGTATGCATGCAATTTCTACCGTTTGCTACAATATTTACCACTAGAAATCCAAGCTTCAACCTTCATTGCCAGAGCTTGATTGGTTAGCATGATGCCTTGGACAGTACTTGTTCTTTCCTTTCTATTGGGTGCATTCCATGGTATACATTGTTAATTTGCCATGATCTACATCATGCTTGTCATGTAACTGATAATATTATCCTGATCTTTTATGTATGACTGGTCATACATTGCTGTTGCCTATATCAACTCCATATGTGAAATTTCTGCATGTTTTCTGATGCGCTCATTTTGCTGTTTTGCTATACCTGTGGAAAAACTTTTTAATTTCTTATGTTTCTGATGTATGTGCAGACGAAGCGCACCAAGAAGGCTGGAATCGTTGGCAAATATGGTAAAACCATTGCAGCTGCCCAGATCATTGTTCAACGATCTCGTGAATGTATCTAACTGATGTGCTCGCGTATCCTTGTTATGTCAATGTTGTGTAGGTACCAGGTACGGTGCCAGTCTGCGTAAGCAGATCAAGAAGATGGAGGTCTCCCAGCACTCCAAGTACTTCTGTGAGTTCTGTGGCAAGGTAAATCTGTCAATGGTTGTATTCATTACTTGTGTTGTTTTTGGAATGCTAAACTGTCAGATGGTGGTTCAACTGTGCGTCTGTGTTGTATGACAAGTGTTTTTGGCATTTGGTTAGATTGAATTTAGCATATTATCTTTTTCTGAGTACAAAAAACAGCATAATGGTATAGGTTATTTGCTCTTGATTTGCATGATGATGATTTAGTGGATAACTAGTTAGTTTTAATATTCTGAATTGCTGGTTGTCAAAACATAAAGAATTTAAATTAGGCCGTTACGTCTTTTAACCACTGTGCCCTTCTAGATAGGAAACAATGAAGAGCAGCTTTTGATTGTTTTATAACTCTCAAATGATTTTGTTTAATACACCCTGTCTCAAAATGTACAGAATTATTATTGCAGGCTGTTGCAGTCCTTTGTATTGTCATTGGTCATGCATATGGGTTTTGTAAACTCTTAAGTTAAATGCTTGTTGCTTCTTTTAACAATTGTAGCCTTCTAGATTAGGAACATCGCTCACCAGCTCTTTATACACAGTTCTAGCCTTATGGAAATGATGACAACATCCATAACTCATAGATAGGTCAATAGTGATAAACATGTTAGTCTCCTCACTCGCTTCAATGTTTCTTTTATCTTAATAACACACTCTTGATTCACAGTTTGCCGTGAAGAGGAAAGCAGTTGGAATCTGGGGATGCAAGGACTGCGGCAAGGTTAAGGCCGGCGGTGCCTACACCATGAAGTACGTGCTGATGTCAATTACACATTGTATATTTCAAAATAGCTCCCTGTCTTGTTTCTCATATATGTCTGCTCATTCTGTCTGATCTGCATTTCCAGCACTGCAAGTGCGGTCACCGTCAGGAGCACCATCCGTCGCCTGAGGGAGCAGACTGAGGCTTGATCGCGGCCAATTTGACAAAGGAGCCTGTGGATTTTGTAGTTGAGACGGGACTCATTCGACGCCATGTAGCTAAATTGACAACATACAATGTTATTTACCGGCTTGTTGGGTTCTGAAAGTATCCGGCTACATTACGTTGTGTATCTTGTTTTTGGCTTATTTGATCGTCTGACGGTACTCTTTATCTCCCTGCCGTGTTGGTTCTTGAATCTTGATATTATTGTCATCTCCCACTGGATGAAACTAGCAGGGTGGGCTAAATGAGTGTCTAGATTTGATTTTGCGGTAATTGCCGAGCTCGGTCTCCATGGAGCCTCATTTTATAAAAAATTCGAAAATTAACTTTGTAGGCTATAACATATTTCGGCACATAATAATTGCACGTATACATGAAGATGTATGTTTAATGTCAACTTCCGCTGTTCCTAAATATTACTGTTTTTAAAGATTTTAATATCGGCTATATAAGAAACAAAATGAGTAAAATAtactgtactccctccgttcttatatACTCCCTTCCTTTCAAAATTCTTTTTTTTAGAAAtatatgtatctaaatactaaaatgtgactagatatatttatatatagatAAATTTAAGATAAAATTTTGAAGATGGAGGGAATATAAGTCTTTTATGAGGTTTCACTAGGAGACAAcggtatagattcatttattttgcttcatATATAgcgcctagtgaaatctctaaagaacgtatatttaaaaacgaagaaaGTAGTTTTAATGAGGGAAGTGGTTTTTAACGATGTGATCTacacaaaataaaaaaacacGATTTTTTCTAGCACATGTGCTATTTCATCACTaagaaaattgatgattttttttttgtgtgATAGAGAAAAACTGGACGGCTCCACTTCCCAGTTCACATCCTGCTTTCCatcaaataaaaaatattttctcccaaaaaaaaaggaaaaatatattTTGAATCGGGCATCGTCGGTCCTGGTCAGACCACACTAGACACTACTCGCCGGACCGACTCCCCACCACCGcaatcccactccgccaccatgcCTCTCCTCCGGCTGCCGCCGCCCGTCCCCAGTCCCGCCGCCGCATCCCTCCCCCGTCACCACCTCCGCCTCGCCACCCAGCACAGGCACCTCACCGGAGCCactccctcctctccctgcctTCCCCGCCTCCGCATCAGCGCTGCCCCCGCGGCCCGTCCCCTCCGAGGCATTCCGTCGAGCAGGTGCCATGCGGCGGCGGGAGATCCGGTGCCGGCGCCCTCTCTGGCGCCTTCCGGCGCGCGGGCAGCGCTGGTGCGCGTCGGGGAGGCGCTGTCGCTCGGGTTCCCGCTTTGGGTCGCGTCGGCCTGCGCGTTGGCGCTCTGGCGGCCGGCGTCCTTCCTCTGGGTCACCCCCACCGCCCAGATGGTCGGCCTGTCCTTCACCATGCTCGGTTCGTGCCCTGCCCTCCATCCATGGCTCCGTCCATCCCTTCCATGTCTTTTGTCACCATTGAGTGGACTGCCGACTGAAACTTACTAGCAGTAGGCTTAGGTTAGAGTTCTTACGTCAACTTACATTGCGGATTTTGTTATGTAAGGGCTGCTGTCCGACGAGACTAGTGTATGTGCTTCGTGGATCTCCACATCTTGGTTGAAATGCACTCGGTCATTCAGAGATGGCGTGATGGCTGAATTTTTAATGACTGAAATGTAGCTCTGATCTCTTTGTACAGGAATGGGGATGACACTGACGCTTGATGACCTGAGAACCGCGCTCTTGATGCCCAAGGAGTTAGCTGCTGGGTTTCTACTTCAGTACACTGTCAGTTCTTCAACTTCTTCAGCCTTTCTTTTGATGATGCAATAATGTACCCATGTTTTCACTTTTTCATGTTTGATGTGGTGTTAAACTTTTCTGTTACATAACGCGTAGGCATATTATAGCCTAGATATCCAGTAAGATTACATTTTCATTTTGTATCAAGCTGCAATGTTATCCATTTGGATGAACCATAAATACTTTTTATCTGGAACGTTGGACTGGACGGCGCACGCAAACTCCATGATCCATcataaagaagaaaaagaagccaTTATTTTACCTGTGGCTTTGTTACTTTAGCGTTAGTTGTTTACAACTATTCTGTTTGCTCCAAATATCTGAAGTGGCTGATTTATGTACAGGTGATGCCATTGTCAGGATATCTCATCAGCAGGCTATTAAACCTACCATCCCATTATGCTGCTGGACTGATTTTGGTTTCCTGCTGCCCTGGAGGTATGCTTGCATTttccctttatttattttattattatagATTGTCTGCTAGTTACACTGAAATGGAGCTGCTCTCTGCAGGCACAGCAAGCAACATTGTTACCTATTTAGCAAGGTAATGACCAAAACATATGATGTTATGCTGAGAATATAGCAACCTGCATATAGTCACAAGTGTTCTGGAACAAATTTCTGGGCCTCTAGTTGAAAATAATTCGTTCTGAGGTTGTTCATATAGTTATGATATTTATATGGGTTCTTGGGAGTATTTTTTCTCAAGATTGTTGAATATCCAAAATTTCAAGCTGGTCTGTCTAGTGCTGAGTGTTGACTGCTAACAGAAATTGGTTGCATCTGATGAAATTCATTAATCCCTTTGTGCCAAGAAATCGTCTGAAGTCTACTAGTAATGTTGTAGTCTGCTTCGGCTACAGCACTGCAGTTATACTGAAGAAGTGTAGCGAGTGAAGAATTCATGATTAGATATCACAAAATGGTATAGAGGTGAAGCAGCACTAAAGGGTATAGAGGTGAAGCATGGGTAGGGAACATATGATTTATTGCTTTGCTTTCAATAGGTTACACACTGCTGCTTTTATAGAGCCTGAGTCAACCTACTTCCACTTAGGAAGCAGCCAACATAAACATTACTAGGACTACCTCTAACTCATGACAGATATTATTATTAACTGACGTGATAGAACCTACTTACTCCTGGATCTGCTGGCTTGTATCTGGATTCCTCATGGACCTCTTCGGCTCGAGCTGGCCTCCTTCTGGACCGCTAAACAAAATTCAATTCATGCTTTGGATCAATAttccacctccaaatcagcatgcCTTTGTCTCTGCACTCTGATATTGCTTTCCCCAGTAGGAGTCCACACCAGTTAACAAGCCTATCCCACCTATACTGGTCCAGCCGACTAGGACCATAAAACAGTTTACCGAAATCAAAACAGAACCACCTGATCCTGTTCATATTTAGCATGTGGCACATTATGCAAGATTTCTGATTAAATTTACATATAAAATTCAGAATGTAGTTTTTTTGTTAAGACTACACATTAAGGTGGTAACAGGGTCAGTCGGTCAGGTTCCATATGGCCATATGCTTCTGCTTTGTTTGATCTTTAATATTTTAAAGCAACTTTTAGAGTCCAGTAATGAATGGTCAAGTGACCCATTCAgtgcatcacaatatattactATTATCATTAATTTATCCCAAGCATCCTAATAATATGGTTGAACTGAATACTTAGTGATGCAGAAGTATCAACAGTACAAATTGTTTTCTCATTGACTTTTTTTTATCTTAGCAAATATCTCTAATTCTTCAGGGAGATCCCTGTCTGTTATGAAAGTGGATCTGAAACTATATGCATTGCTACCTACATGtataaaaatgaaagaaaatccatctttatatttttatttttattagcaTCAGAATATAGAGTGTAGAGTAATTTGCATCCTTGTGTTGCAGGGCAAATGTTGCTCTTTCAGTGCTGATGACAGCAGCAAGCACTTTTGCTGCAGCGGTAATGACTCGCTTACACCAATTACTATATTCCAGCGGAACCGAATAACCTTTATTTTGCTCATAATGCAGTTCATGACTCCACTTTTGTCATCCAAACTGGCTGGGCAATACGTCGCAGTAGACCCTATGGGACTGTTCGTGTCGACATCGCAGGTGCTGACAGTTTCTGTATTATAACTTTATAAGTCCGCCTAGTTTTCTGGCTAAGGGGTGGTATATCTGAATGCAGGTTGTCCTAGCGCCTGTTCTTTTGGGTGCTCTACTGAATCAGTACATGGGCCGTTTGGTTGAGTTGGTTTCTCCCTTGATGCCGTTCGTTGCTGTGGCAACAGTAGCTGTTCTTTGCGGCAATGCGATCGCGCAGAACGCTTCAGCCATCCTGGCATCTGGCCTACAGGTGGTGCTATCTGTCATCTTGTTGCATGGATGCGGCTTCTTCTTTGGCTATGTTCTATCAAGGATGATCGGCATCGACATCGCTTCGTCACGAACAATCTCCATCGAGGTTGGCATGCAGGTAATTTCCATCGTGCGTTTTTTTTAAACAGATATTTACCATAGACTTAAGTGTGGCCCAGATTGCCACTGCATTTTTCTGAATGCAACCAAGGAAGCACAAATGCTGCACTCTTTCTCCCGATGCATACCGTTTCATCCTGTATATTAGTTATTGTAAATTTCTTGTTGTAGAAGTTCCAGGGTGTGGGTCAATCATATTGGTTTTTCTTATGAACGCAGAACTCGGTGCTGGGTGTAGTCCTTGCGGGCAAGCACTTCGGGAGCCCTCTCACGGCGGTTCCGTGCGCGGTGTCGAGCATCTGCCACTCGGTCTATGGTAGCCTCTTAGCTGGGGTCTGGAGGTCCATGCCTCCAAACGACAAGCAGGGAGCATGATGGATCATCAGACAGATAGATACTTTAGTAGTGGTAGTCGCGGGAGCTCGGGTTATGAGTTATTCGAAACTGTTTGTGCTTGTGAGAAATATTTGACGATGAAAACCAAGCGCACCGCAACGATATTCTCCCCTTGCATAATTTGCTAACACATGTGCGCGCACACACCTATTTTGCTCACGCTTAATAAGTAATAAACCAAACAATAAACACTTGAGCGATAGCTCAGCTACAGTATGTCTGCCATGGCCATGATCTTGGAAAGCGCACCGTGGCGACTGAAGACCGGTCAACCGTGGGAGGGTTTACTCTCTGAATAACAGACAAGCAATCAAAGACAGATGATCTCTGGCCGATTGACGGTTGTAATGGTTT encodes:
- the LOC123449764 gene encoding 60S ribosomal protein L37a-1-like; translated protein: MFLMYVQTKRTKKAGIVGKYGTRYGASLRKQIKKMEVSQHSKYFCEFCGKFAVKRKAVGIWGCKDCGKVKAGGAYTMNTASAVTVRSTIRRLREQTEA
- the LOC123449753 gene encoding probable sodium/metabolite cotransporter BASS1, chloroplastic; this translates as MPLLRLPPPVPSPAAASLPRHHLRLATQHRHLTGATPSSPCLPRLRISAAPAARPLRGIPSSRCHAAAGDPVPAPSLAPSGARAALVRVGEALSLGFPLWVASACALALWRPASFLWVTPTAQMVGLSFTMLGMGMTLTLDDLRTALLMPKELAAGFLLQYTVMPLSGYLISRLLNLPSHYAAGLILVSCCPGGTASNIVTYLARANVALSVLMTAASTFAAAFMTPLLSSKLAGQYVAVDPMGLFVSTSQVVLAPVLLGALLNQYMGRLVELVSPLMPFVAVATVAVLCGNAIAQNASAILASGLQVVLSVILLHGCGFFFGYVLSRMIGIDIASSRTISIEVGMQNSVLGVVLAGKHFGSPLTAVPCAVSSICHSVYGSLLAGVWRSMPPNDKQGA